In Lewinella sp. 4G2, the sequence CGCGGGGCAGAGTTTGCTCAAGTCCCAAGAATTCAGCGACGTTCACCTCCGCAACTTCCGGTTGTCGCAGTTGATTGATTTATCCGACGCCACCAGGTTAGTTGACCGCATTTGCGAAGACCTCCCAATGCCACTGAGCACAGCTCAATTGATCTTCGCGTACACCTCACCCATTGACATCAAGTTCAGGATGGATGAGAAACGATTTGACGTGGATGGCGACTACAACGTCCGCTACGAGATTCTGAAGAAGCGCATCGACAAAGCCACCATCCGCAAGGGGAAGGAACGGTTGACGCTGGCCAATCACGTTTCTATCGTTTACCTCCACGATAAGGACCGCGAGGAGTACGAAGGCTACCTCAACTTCCTACAGCAAGCTGGATACGTAGATGGCGAGGTGGAGCATCTAACCCTCGATCCCCTGCAGTCCGTTACGGGTTTGCGGGCTTTACGCTTCAAGGTGAAGGTCTAAGAGCTTGTCCGGCTAACAAGAACTAGCGAAAATTCGCTAAATCATTTGTGCGCGTCACTTGAGCAGCCTATCTTCGCTAGCGAATTTTCGCTAAAAGTAAAGATCATGGCAGTAGTTGCAGAAAAAGTAAACGTACTCAAGGGTGGCCAATTCCTCGTAGCCGATGCGCTGCCGGAGACCACGTTCACTCCTGAAGACTTCAACGAGGAGCAGTTGATGGTCCGCCAAATGGTGCGGGACTTCATTGATACCGAGATCATCCCCGTCCTCAATGAGATTGAGGACAAAAAGAATGGCCTTCCTCCCCTACTGCTGGATAAAATGGCAGATCTTGGCCTCCTGGGTAGCCACATGCCCGAAGAATACGGCGGCATGGAGATGGACACTAACACCAACACCCTGATCTGTGATGTGATGGGTGGTAGCTCTGGCTCCTTCACCGTGTCTTTCGCCGCTCACACCGGCATCGGTATGCTTCCTATTCTATACTACGGAAGCGAATCGCAAAAAGCCGAATGGCTCCCCCGCCTCATTAACGGCGAATTGAAGGCCGCCTACTGCCTAACTGAACCTGGTTCCGGATCCGATGCGACCGCTGCGAAGACGACCGCCATTAAGGATGGTGACGAGTGGGTCCTGAATGGCCAAAAGATGTGGATCTCCAACGCTGGCTTTGCCGACGTATTCATCGTATTCGCTCAGGCGGATGGTGATAAGTTCACCGGCTTCATCGTACCGAAAGGGCTCGAAGGTTTGACGCTTGGCGCCGAAGAAGATAAATTAGGTATCCACGGCAGTTCTACCCGCCAGGTCTTCTTTGAGGATGTCCGCATTCCCGCTGATAACTTCCTTGGCGAAATTGGCCGCGGCCACTTGATTGCCTTCAACGTACTGAACGTTGGCCGCTTCAAGCTACACGCACTTAGCGTAGGCGGTGCCAAGCGCGCGCTGGGCGTTGGCATTAAGTACGCCAACGAAAGAGTACAATTCAAGCAGCCTATCGCAAATTTTGGGGCCATTAAGCACAAGATCGCCGAAGCTGCTACCCAAATCTTTGCCAGCGAAAGCGCACTCTACCGCGTCAGCCAGCAGATTCAGGACATGAATAAGTCGCTGCAGGCAGACGGTAAATCTTTCGCCGAAGCCAAGCGCCTCAGCGCCGAGGAGTATGCCATCGAGTGTGCGCTGCTGAAGTTTATCGGTTCCGAAATGCTGGACTACACCGTCGACGAAGTTCTCCAGATCCACGGAGGAATGGGCTACAGCGAAGAAACCCTTGCCCCTCGAATGTACCGGGATAGCCGCATCAACCGGATCTACGAAGGCACCAACGAGATCAACCGCCTACTGAGCGTTGACATGCTCATGCGCCGCGCAATGAAGGGTGCTGTGGATATCGCCACCCCGGCGTGGAACGTCCAGAAAGAATTGGCCAAGCCCGCTGACACCTCAATCCCCGAAGGCCCGTACGGCGCGGAACTAAAAGCCGTCGCAGACTTCAAAAAACTGATCCTCATGGTTATGGGTGCCGCCGTGAAAGGGCAAATGGACGGCAAACTCAACCTGAAGGAAGAGCAGGAGATCCTGATGAATGTCTCCGATATGCTCGCCGACCTGTTGACGACCGAGTCCACCCTCTTGCGCATCCAGAAGAACTGCGACAACGGCACGGGCACCCAGCCTCAGGAAGTGTACGATGCGCTATTGCGGGTTCACTTCCACGATGCCAACGGCAGAATGGCGAAGAATGCCCTTGACGCCATTGCCAGCTTCGTTGTAGGAGACCTGCTCGATACGTTCGTGAAGGGAATTCACCGCTTCACCCAGTACCCTCCCCGCAACGTGAAATCCCTCCGCCGTGTGATTGCCAACGACCTGATCAAAAAGAATGAATACGCTATTTAGTAATTAACAAGAGAAATCAAGTTTTGTATTGTTTTAGACTTATTGGTATAAAGCAAAATCCCCCACTAGCTCAGGCCAGTGGGGGATTTCTTTATTAAGTGAATTACCTCACCTTTAGTCATTATTCAACCATACGGAAGAGATACCGGGAAAATCGCCGGTAATGGTTGGAGCAACGTTACCTACGGCGCTTAATGGCCAAGCAAGAATGCGGCCACCACCGTTAGCTGCCTCCGCTACGAAGATGCGGTCACCATCTTCGTCGTAGGCCACATCAACGGGGTTACCGAGCGTGGTGGCGGAACCCGCGATGCGCGTGTATTCGCCAGCGGTGACCGTTCCGTCAGCAGAGGCCGTGGACCAGTCGCGGATAATAAATACTGCACCATCCGTATCGCTACCGGCATCACCAACGTCAGTAAGAATCATCAGATCATCCTCACTCCAAAATTTGATGCCGTGGGTGCGTACGAGCCCATCAATTTTAGTGTAGGTGGTTGGGACGGCGGTTGAGTCATTCTCGAGAATGAACACGTTGCCGAAAGTAGCAATGCTATCGGTATTATCCACCACGGCGAATAGCCGTCCTGAACCGTCAGCCTGTACTCCCCAAACATTGAAGGGTACGTTCAGCGCGCGGTCTGAAGTCAGCGTTTCGTCGTCCGTTTTCTCGAAAATGACGAACTTATTCTGGTTGTCGTTTGCGTCGTTGCCGTCCTGAGCTACCAGAAAAAGACGATCGCCAGCCTGCGCCAGGCCCCGCCCGTTGGTGAAGAAATTGGCTTCGGAAACGATGTTGATATTAACACCTTCGTCGTCGTTAATGTCGTCCAACACGTCTTCGTATTGTACTAGCGTATTGTTGGAACGGTCAACCTGGTAGAGAAGGCCTTCGCTTTCGTCGAAGTATATACCGTCAGCATTCATACCGGCGGCGGCGAAGGTTTGGATGGTACGATTGTCGGAGTCACGGGTATCAAGAACGCCGACGATGCCTTCACCGTTAGAGGACATGAATAGAGTACCGTCATCATTAAAGTCGAATCCGAGAATGTCATCGTCATCCTCACAGGAAGAAAAGCTTACGAATGAGACAGCAAGAAGTAGCATCAGCGCACGGCTGAAGGGGAAAGAATTAATCATCTATGTTTTTGGTTTGGTTAGATGGGGAAAACAAATGACGAACACTCGCCATTTGCTCCATCAAGCGCAAAAACAGCTCCCCGTGTTCGCAAAGAGTGTCCTTTTCCTTTTTGCTAAACTATTTGATGCTACTGCAAAGAATTGGTTTTCAGGTAGTTTCACCTTAAAAAAAGCCCCCGCCGGATTACATCCGACGGGGGCTTAGTTCTGATCTATTCAATCAGGTCATTGTGGCACTACTTAAGCACCACTTTTCTGGCGGTCATACCGCGCTCCAACATGATCTGTACGATGTACAGTCCGGTGGGTAATCCCTGACGGTCCAGGGTCATTTGGCTGGTGTTCAGGCCACTTTGGGTGCGGAGTACGCGACCTTCCATATCCAGGATACGGATGGCGTTGATCTTCTCCGTTTCCGCTACGGCAACGGTGAATTCGCTGGCAACTGGGTTCGGGTAGATTTCCAGACCAACAGCAGCGTTAGACACAACATCCTCAGTGGATACCAATGATTCCAGATCAAGTGCGTACCAGGCGCGGGGGTAGAAGTGCGCCATGATCGTATCGATCTCCGCCTTTGCAGCGTCCGGATCATTGAAGTTAGGGTTCGTCAGAGGCTCACCGGCAATGATGCGGTCTGCATCAATGTTTGCGTCAGGAACTTGAGAATTAATGAAAGCAATCGTACCGCGGAGTACGGGCTCATTGAACCAGTTCCAAGTTGCGCCCGTCACACCGAGGGAGCCAGCGGCATCGCCCTGGCGAAGGATCGTCCACAGATTATCAACACCTAGTGGGAAGACATCCGTTGAGGAGCCGGGGACTGGGTTCTGGTATTGCACCTGCTTATAAGCCGCAACGGTAGCGTTCAGCGTAGTAGCGAGGGAACCAAACATTTCGGGAAGTGGAACGGCGTTGGCGGGGGCCAATACGTCATTCACACCACGCTCGTTGGCGAGGGTAACTACGAGGTTGGAACCAGGTACGTTAACAACGGCCCGTGGAGGCGTCGTTGGTACGGTAACCAAACCGTAGTAGAAGGGAGCGAAGGGGTCCGTCGCACTGTGGGTAGCGAAGAACGGCGCTTCATTATCAGCACCATCGATCCAGAGAGAATCTCCCAGGGCACCGCCGAGGTTTACCGTCAGCGCAACATCGGAAGAATAACCTGGGTGATTCACCGTATTGCGTGGCGTTTCGATAGTACCCTCAACGTTACTGATGTCATCAACCTGGATGAGTACGTTTCCGTCCTGATCGTAGAATTGATCATTTAGCGCGATCTGGTCTACGTCATCCAGGAAGTTATGGGCCTGTACGAGGTAACCACCGGAACCGACTCCGTAGAAAACAATCCGGTTGGTGTCAACGCGGAAGGGGTTGCCATCTTCAGCCACACTTTTACGCAGGTAACGCGCCATGGCGTGCGCATCCTGGCTAGCCCGGTAAACGGCCTGCAGGAGGGACCCCGTTCGGATGGACTGTATTTCAGCCAGTGGGTTCCAACCAAAGCGGTAGGTAGCGGACATGCCCACGTAACCACGCTCTACGAGGCGGCTGAGGATCTCTACGTTGACGGAATCCTTCTTACCACCGTAAGCGGAACCGTTGAAGTACTGGGGCAGAAAGTTACCCGTGTGAAAGAGGACCACCACGGGGCGCAGCTCCTCCTCGTCGTTTACTGGCTGGTATACATCGGCCGTGAGGGGCGTTTGCATGTTCAACTGTACGTTGAAGTTGGTGGCGTACACCACGGTGTCCGTCAGGTCGACGTCGAACATCGGGTCCAGGTAGCGAACCTGGGCTTGTAGGGCGCTCGCCGTAAACAGCAAGCACATTACCGCGATAAAGTAATTTTTACGCATAATTTGAGTTTGTTAAAAATTTCAGAGTAGGGATTAACTATCGGCGATCGAGCTGATAGGTAGCAGAGATATAAGCCAGGCGCCCAATCCGCGGGCCACCGTAGACTTGGAATACTTCATTGTCTAACAAGTTGGAAGCACCCAACTTGATGGTTGTGTTGATACTAGGGACCTCGAAATTCACCTGGGCGTCAAGCATCCCGTAAGCCTCGATGAAGCCCGTAAACTGGGGCGAGCCCTCGAAGATGAAACCATCCACCCACTTATAGTTCACACTGAAACCAAATTCAGGAATTGAACCACTCAGGAATGGAAGGGGTACGTTACGCCCACTGATGCCTAAATTGTACTTGTGCTCCGGCGTATTAAAAGCTGGAATGATGGGGTCATCAGAAGCTGTATTCAGTTTGTTCCAACTGTAGTTTCCGTTGAAGGAATAGTATTTGCCGAAATAGTAATTCGTACCAATACTGAAGCCTTGTGTGGTGACTCGGTCACTAGCGTTAGCCGCAACTCGGAAAGCTTGAGCCCCCGTAATGAGTCCGCCCACATTGTCCAGATCCACTCCAAGATTGAAGCCAATGAAGTCTTCGTAGAAGCTATAGTAATAGGTAGCATCTACGTATAGCTTTTCGAAAAGCGTCGTCCGGTAGCCAGCTTCGAGGGTGCGCACTTGCTCAGGTCTAATGGGCGCTACGTCGAAAGTCTCCAGGTCATCCGTATTACCCGTATTGGTAAAGGTTGTCAGGCTCTCTACCGTCGTGAGATCGTTTACACCGTCCAGGTTACCGAGGAGGATGGCACGGCCAACATTATAAAACAGGTACTGATCACTCAGTGTCGGGTTACGAATGGCAGAAGAGAAAGAGATCCGCGCCGTAGTCGTTTGAGTAGGAGTAAAAACGAAGCTCGCCGCCGGGCTCACCAGTAAGTCAAAGTTCTGGTTCTTATCCAATCGGAGGCTACTACTGATCTTATAGCGGTTATTCAAGTGGAGCGTACCTCCACCGTAAGCCCCCACTTCGTAAGTGTCAATGTTACGGCCCGCCGTATCGAGTAGGATCGACCCCTGGCTGTTAGGCGTGTACAGACGGCCGTTAGCACCAACCGTCAGTTCCAGGCGGCTGTCCTCGTTCGGGGCCCATACGTTGTTAAACTTCTTTTCGCCGTGCAGGTGGTAAAGAGCACTCCGGTCGAAAAAGCGCGTGCCACCTTCGCCGTCGTTCCCGATGCGGCTGGTGATGTCATCAACGGCAGCATTAAACCGATCCGTGCCCGGTTGGAAATAATCCAGGGTATTCAGGCCATTTGGCCCTTGGGCAAACGTCCGCGCCTCAGCGTGGTATTCAGCGAGCAAGGATTGAATTTCCGGCCGCTGGAAAAACTCATTTCGCAGCTGGTCGCGCTCCGAAATGGTACAATTGCGGGGGAAACAGTTCGGGTAACCATCCAATTGGTTGAAGCGGGGGACGATCGTTCCCTGCCAGTAAGAGGTGTAATCCGCCGCCCAGTCACCGTCCGTCTTGAAGCTATCCTGAAGCTGGATGGCCGTGAAGTAGGGGTCGTAGCTATCACCGGCATCTTCGTGGGTTGCGTAGGCGCGGATGAAGAAGTTATCCCGGTTCCGCAGTTCGATCCGGTGCTGGTAAAACTGGATGTTCCGCAGGCTAAACCGGTTGTCCCCCTGGTACACCGTCGTTCCCGTGCTGTAATTGGACGCCAGTAGGAGTTCCGTACTTTCTAGCGACTTATCCGGTTGCAAACGAATGTGCACCGCCAGACCGGCCTTAAGGTTTTCGCTGTCGTAATCGACGAGATCCTCCTCCTTGTAGCCTTCCCGGAAAATCTGACCAATACCCGGCAAAATCCGTAGCCCCCGATAGTCAAATGCACTACTGCCTTCATCGCCGTAACGATTAACGGCATCGTAACCACCAGGATTTTCGGGGCCAAACTCCGTCTCAAAAACCGGGTCAAAATTATCCGCCACCCAGTCGTTAGCGCGGAAGCCGAAGAGGTTGGCCTTGTAGGCGATCCACTCTTGTCCTTCCTTATTCTTAAAGGCCTGGGCGTAGCGGAAGCCCCCTTCAAAAAGGCTCCTTTCGGCTACTTTGATCTGGGCGGAAAGCCCCTGCTGCAGGAAGGGGTCCTTAGTTTCCAGGGCGATCACGCCATTGAAGGCGTTCGGCCCGTAAAAGGCGGAGCTGGCCCCAACGACGAGGTTTACCCGGTTCACGTCCAGTTCGGAAGCCCCCAGGAAGTTACCGAGGGAGAAGTTTAGGCCCGGGCTCTGGTTATCCACTCCGTCAATGGTCTGGAGGGAACGCACCGGGTTGGTCGAGTTGAAGCCACGCGTATTGACGATCTTGAAACCAAGGCTGGCGGCGGTTAGGTCCACGTCCTTGAGGCTACCCAATCCGTCGTAAAAGTTGGCGGCGGGTGTCTGTTTGATGGCAATGGCGTCCAGCGTTTCCACCGTCAGGGCGGCCTGCCGTTGCTTATCGCTGATGCGCTGGCCAACTACCTCAACGGTTTCGGTGGTAATGGCGTCGTCGCCCAGTTTGATCTTCAGGTTCTGGTCCACCGAAGTCACTTCCACTTCCGTCGGTGAGTAACCGATGTAGCTGAATTGCAGAATGGTCGGCAGGCCCGACACCGTCAATTCCCAATCTCCGTTAAAGTCGGTTACGGTACCGGTTGTCGTGCCTTTAGCCAGTACGCTGGCTCCGATGAGGTCTTCGCCACTGGTTCCGTCAACGATCTTGCCTTTCAGAGTGACCTGCGCGGAGAGGCCCACGCTCACAAAAGTGCAGCAGAGAATAAACAGGAGTTGTTGTAACCGCATAGGGCAAAGCTTCACATGATCGATAAACAAGACGTAACCAAAGCGCCGCGGTAACGGCCACCGGGCCAAATTTAGTGAAAATTCGCTGGGCTCAGTGTCGCACGATCATTGTTAGAGAATTTTCGGGCTTTACTTACTTTCCAAGCTTTCACCCGCATTTTCATTGGGCCCGCAATGATACGCACATTCACCTTTAAACACATTTTTGTCTTCACTCAACCAGCTAGTGACTATGGGGCGCTGCCGCGGGTGCAATGGAATGGGAACGGGGCCGCTCCGGCGCAAAGCGCAGCCTTTACCAAGATGAACCATTAGAATGATGGGTGACGCTACCACTACAGTGCTATACATGAAACGCCTATCACGTCTCCCCTCTCCTTTGGACCACGCAGTAGCCGCGAAGCGAAAGGGGCCGGGGGAGAGGAATTCGCAACGTCATGTATAGCAGCCTAACGCTACCCCAATCAATAATCGTTAACACAAATCCAGCCCGGGGCCGAACAACCTTATCTATCCCTCTGGTTTAGGAAGTCATGGCAATCATCAAGCAAAAAGGCATCGTCCTCATCGGTGGGGGGACGGGATTCATCGGCTCCCACCTCGCTAACCATTTGGCCGACGAGGGCCACCAGGTTCGCATCCTTACCCGCAGCCCCAAAATGGGTGGCCGCCACCTCCAGTTCGAATGGGACACTAAGAAGGACTACCTCGACCCCGCCGCTCTAAAAGACGTCGACTACGTCATCAACCTCGCCGGCGCCGGCATCGCTGACAAGCGCTGGACGGCCAAACGCAAAAAGGTCATCATCGAAAGCCGGACCCAGACGACGGCCCTCCTCGCCAAGGGCATCAGCAAAATGGCCGTCAAGCCCAAACTCTACCTCTCCGCCAGTGCCGTCGGTTACTACGGCGACCGTGGCGAAGAACTACTGACGGAACACGACGGCCCCCGCAGTGGCTTCCTCAGCCGGAGTTGCATCGCCTGGGAAGAATCCACCAACCTGGTCGCGGAACAGGGCGTGCCGGTCTTCATCAACCGAACGGGCATCGTGCTGCACCCGGACGGAGGTGCCCTCGAAAAGATGCTCCTCCCCCTCCACGCCTTCACCTCCACTTACTTCGGCGACGGGCAGCAGTACTATTCCTGGATCCACTTGGAAGACATCGTCCGGATCTATTCTTTCGCGATCGACAACCAGCTCACGGGCATCTACAATGGCGTGGCTCCCGGCCCCGTCCGCAATAAGCAACTGGCCGCCGCGATCGGTCCGGCCATGGGGAAGGCCGCCGTCGTCATCCCCGCACCGGCTTTCGCCATGAAATTGGCCATGGGCGAAATGAGCCACACCGT encodes:
- a CDS encoding TIGR01777 family oxidoreductase, with translation MAIIKQKGIVLIGGGTGFIGSHLANHLADEGHQVRILTRSPKMGGRHLQFEWDTKKDYLDPAALKDVDYVINLAGAGIADKRWTAKRKKVIIESRTQTTALLAKGISKMAVKPKLYLSASAVGYYGDRGEELLTEHDGPRSGFLSRSCIAWEESTNLVAEQGVPVFINRTGIVLHPDGGALEKMLLPLHAFTSTYFGDGQQYYSWIHLEDIVRIYSFAIDNQLTGIYNGVAPGPVRNKQLAAAIGPAMGKAAVVIPAPAFAMKLAMGEMSHTVLDSAKVSSKKIEEAGFRFAHPELSQALIDLLR
- a CDS encoding acyl-CoA dehydrogenase family protein — translated: MAVVAEKVNVLKGGQFLVADALPETTFTPEDFNEEQLMVRQMVRDFIDTEIIPVLNEIEDKKNGLPPLLLDKMADLGLLGSHMPEEYGGMEMDTNTNTLICDVMGGSSGSFTVSFAAHTGIGMLPILYYGSESQKAEWLPRLINGELKAAYCLTEPGSGSDATAAKTTAIKDGDEWVLNGQKMWISNAGFADVFIVFAQADGDKFTGFIVPKGLEGLTLGAEEDKLGIHGSSTRQVFFEDVRIPADNFLGEIGRGHLIAFNVLNVGRFKLHALSVGGAKRALGVGIKYANERVQFKQPIANFGAIKHKIAEAATQIFASESALYRVSQQIQDMNKSLQADGKSFAEAKRLSAEEYAIECALLKFIGSEMLDYTVDEVLQIHGGMGYSEETLAPRMYRDSRINRIYEGTNEINRLLSVDMLMRRAMKGAVDIATPAWNVQKELAKPADTSIPEGPYGAELKAVADFKKLILMVMGAAVKGQMDGKLNLKEEQEILMNVSDMLADLLTTESTLLRIQKNCDNGTGTQPQEVYDALLRVHFHDANGRMAKNALDAIASFVVGDLLDTFVKGIHRFTQYPPRNVKSLRRVIANDLIKKNEYAI
- a CDS encoding T9SS type A sorting domain-containing protein, encoding MRKNYFIAVMCLLFTASALQAQVRYLDPMFDVDLTDTVVYATNFNVQLNMQTPLTADVYQPVNDEEELRPVVVLFHTGNFLPQYFNGSAYGGKKDSVNVEILSRLVERGYVGMSATYRFGWNPLAEIQSIRTGSLLQAVYRASQDAHAMARYLRKSVAEDGNPFRVDTNRIVFYGVGSGGYLVQAHNFLDDVDQIALNDQFYDQDGNVLIQVDDISNVEGTIETPRNTVNHPGYSSDVALTVNLGGALGDSLWIDGADNEAPFFATHSATDPFAPFYYGLVTVPTTPPRAVVNVPGSNLVVTLANERGVNDVLAPANAVPLPEMFGSLATTLNATVAAYKQVQYQNPVPGSSTDVFPLGVDNLWTILRQGDAAGSLGVTGATWNWFNEPVLRGTIAFINSQVPDANIDADRIIAGEPLTNPNFNDPDAAKAEIDTIMAHFYPRAWYALDLESLVSTEDVVSNAAVGLEIYPNPVASEFTVAVAETEKINAIRILDMEGRVLRTQSGLNTSQMTLDRQGLPTGLYIVQIMLERGMTARKVVLK
- a CDS encoding TonB-dependent receptor domain-containing protein, translated to MRLQQLLFILCCTFVSVGLSAQVTLKGKIVDGTSGEDLIGASVLAKGTTTGTVTDFNGDWELTVSGLPTILQFSYIGYSPTEVEVTSVDQNLKIKLGDDAITTETVEVVGQRISDKQRQAALTVETLDAIAIKQTPAANFYDGLGSLKDVDLTAASLGFKIVNTRGFNSTNPVRSLQTIDGVDNQSPGLNFSLGNFLGASELDVNRVNLVVGASSAFYGPNAFNGVIALETKDPFLQQGLSAQIKVAERSLFEGGFRYAQAFKNKEGQEWIAYKANLFGFRANDWVADNFDPVFETEFGPENPGGYDAVNRYGDEGSSAFDYRGLRILPGIGQIFREGYKEEDLVDYDSENLKAGLAVHIRLQPDKSLESTELLLASNYSTGTTVYQGDNRFSLRNIQFYQHRIELRNRDNFFIRAYATHEDAGDSYDPYFTAIQLQDSFKTDGDWAADYTSYWQGTIVPRFNQLDGYPNCFPRNCTISERDQLRNEFFQRPEIQSLLAEYHAEARTFAQGPNGLNTLDYFQPGTDRFNAAVDDITSRIGNDGEGGTRFFDRSALYHLHGEKKFNNVWAPNEDSRLELTVGANGRLYTPNSQGSILLDTAGRNIDTYEVGAYGGGTLHLNNRYKISSSLRLDKNQNFDLLVSPAASFVFTPTQTTTARISFSSAIRNPTLSDQYLFYNVGRAILLGNLDGVNDLTTVESLTTFTNTGNTDDLETFDVAPIRPEQVRTLEAGYRTTLFEKLYVDATYYYSFYEDFIGFNLGVDLDNVGGLITGAQAFRVAANASDRVTTQGFSIGTNYYFGKYYSFNGNYSWNKLNTASDDPIIPAFNTPEHKYNLGISGRNVPLPFLSGSIPEFGFSVNYKWVDGFIFEGSPQFTGFIEAYGMLDAQVNFEVPSINTTIKLGASNLLDNEVFQVYGGPRIGRLAYISATYQLDRR